The following are encoded in a window of Telmatobacter sp. DSM 110680 genomic DNA:
- a CDS encoding O-antigen ligase family protein, producing the protein MAFSVFPWNIKSWRSAFSVTGLPGIALFCILLGAMLQVEDLSGGGAGHSSAKAILLIRTPAIVIAFLLLLFKPRVAPMRDTDLRLGYLAFAGLYFVSTIWSEIPVQTLGKSAELLLAGMVFFEASRGENAIARIEGLRQITLLVMSLLGSLAVIGFCLRLHAFVQHRAGLISSTTAQAPFLSGNGLGYVASALILVVIAEWQAHRIRGKAAIPQLIFALCLFSVSASRTSLGILLLSVLLVVFKKSKMIGILSVLGVAVMGIMFSTEVVTRLQGQQSSSSFVTLSGRTIVWTAAVRQFEKYPLLGVGGGVGGKTVIAHIGNMYLEEMSSLHNGFLEVLTGLGIIGFLLGASLLVVASFRAWTAWNLHPEFAGTYVLIIHVWMSTIMSTGILGWMGYEVAIFLCIITNVDLIRELTRSPAAALKPLRWSARALQPRQQTAG; encoded by the coding sequence ATGGCATTCTCAGTATTCCCATGGAATATAAAATCCTGGCGCTCGGCCTTTAGCGTCACAGGGTTACCTGGCATCGCGCTTTTCTGCATTCTGCTGGGCGCGATGCTTCAGGTGGAAGATCTTTCCGGAGGGGGTGCTGGACACAGTAGCGCGAAAGCGATTCTGCTCATCCGTACCCCTGCCATTGTCATCGCTTTTCTTCTCTTGCTGTTCAAGCCGCGAGTGGCTCCGATGCGCGATACGGATTTGCGCCTCGGATACCTCGCATTTGCGGGACTTTACTTCGTTTCGACGATCTGGTCGGAAATCCCTGTGCAAACACTCGGTAAGAGCGCCGAGTTACTTCTTGCTGGCATGGTCTTCTTTGAAGCGTCTCGCGGAGAAAACGCTATCGCCCGCATCGAAGGACTTCGACAGATAACCCTGCTCGTGATGTCCCTGCTTGGTTCGCTGGCGGTGATTGGCTTCTGCCTTCGGCTTCACGCATTTGTGCAGCATCGGGCCGGACTCATCAGCAGTACGACTGCACAGGCTCCTTTTCTTTCTGGCAATGGATTGGGGTACGTCGCCAGCGCTCTGATACTCGTTGTTATTGCCGAATGGCAGGCTCATCGAATCCGCGGCAAGGCCGCAATTCCCCAGCTTATTTTTGCATTGTGCTTATTCAGCGTATCGGCAAGCCGCACGTCGTTAGGCATTCTTCTTCTTTCAGTGCTTCTTGTAGTCTTCAAAAAGTCGAAGATGATCGGCATTCTTTCTGTCTTGGGCGTTGCTGTCATGGGTATCATGTTTTCCACTGAAGTTGTAACTCGGCTTCAGGGTCAGCAGAGTTCGTCGAGCTTCGTCACCCTTAGCGGTCGAACCATTGTGTGGACGGCTGCAGTGCGCCAATTCGAGAAGTACCCCCTGTTAGGGGTTGGCGGAGGCGTAGGTGGAAAGACGGTTATTGCTCACATTGGTAATATGTACCTCGAAGAGATGAGTTCGCTTCACAACGGATTTCTGGAAGTATTGACAGGATTAGGAATTATTGGCTTCCTACTTGGGGCCTCGCTCCTGGTCGTTGCTTCTTTCCGAGCTTGGACCGCTTGGAACTTACATCCCGAATTTGCCGGAACCTACGTTCTCATCATCCATGTCTGGATGTCTACGATTATGTCGACCGGGATTCTTGGCTGGATGGGCTATGAGGTCGCGATTTTCCTCTGCATTATTACCAACGTTGACCTAATAAGAGAACTGACGCGCAGTCCTGCCGCTGCGCTCAAACCCTTGCGATGGTCCGCCCGCGCGCTTCAGCCGAGACAGCAAACTGCGGGTTAA
- a CDS encoding polysaccharide biosynthesis/export family protein, with protein sequence MLNSMTSSHFSIEKTGLGALALGMLLALGTQPASIAQATQPNGNQQTAPTQPEGRIAPSATTPSSLVSVPEDFASLKLGPGFLLNVLVYDEPDFSGPARVDSEGNVNIAFLKPVHIGGDTVAQAKQALEKAFKDQGILKNPQISIDVQQFATTSATVIGEVQTPGKVELLAPHSLLEVIGMTGGETQLAGNEIEVKRADGDPPTKSYHYSRGGDASEIRDVMVHPGDTIIVKRAGVVYVLGAVNRPGGYAMQEQGELNVAQAISLAQGLALQAKVGALRVVQKQSDGKIVEIPISYKKIMDGKEAPLMLSAGDIVYVPVSRMKTVLSSTTGVVAQTTSAAIYVTR encoded by the coding sequence ATGCTTAATTCAATGACTTCCTCGCACTTCTCCATTGAGAAAACCGGATTAGGTGCTTTGGCGCTTGGAATGCTGCTGGCGTTGGGAACTCAACCTGCTTCCATCGCGCAGGCAACCCAGCCCAATGGCAACCAACAGACTGCTCCTACCCAACCCGAGGGCAGAATTGCTCCGTCTGCGACTACCCCTAGTTCTCTAGTCAGTGTTCCCGAGGACTTTGCAAGTCTCAAACTCGGTCCTGGCTTTCTCTTGAATGTCCTTGTTTACGATGAGCCGGATTTCTCCGGGCCGGCCCGCGTCGATAGTGAGGGCAATGTCAATATCGCGTTCCTCAAGCCGGTCCATATTGGTGGCGACACCGTTGCTCAAGCTAAACAGGCTTTAGAGAAGGCATTCAAAGATCAGGGAATTCTGAAGAATCCCCAGATCAGTATCGATGTACAGCAGTTTGCCACTACATCCGCGACTGTGATCGGTGAAGTGCAGACCCCAGGCAAGGTAGAGTTGCTGGCGCCGCATAGCCTGCTCGAAGTAATTGGCATGACCGGCGGAGAAACCCAGCTTGCCGGTAACGAAATCGAGGTCAAGCGCGCCGACGGAGATCCCCCGACAAAGTCTTACCACTATTCCAGGGGGGGCGATGCCAGTGAAATTCGCGATGTGATGGTTCATCCCGGCGACACTATCATCGTGAAACGCGCTGGAGTTGTCTACGTGCTCGGTGCAGTTAATCGCCCCGGCGGTTACGCTATGCAGGAACAGGGTGAACTGAATGTTGCGCAGGCAATATCCCTCGCGCAGGGGCTAGCACTTCAAGCGAAGGTCGGCGCATTGCGTGTCGTCCAGAAACAGTCCGACGGCAAGATTGTTGAAATTCCCATCTCCTACAAGAAGATCATGGACGGAAAGGAAGCTCCCCTAATGTTATCGGCTGGAGACATTGTCTATGTTCCGGTGAGCCGCATGAAGACTGTCCTCAGTTCCACCACAGGAGTGGTCGCGCAGACTACTTCGGCTGCAATCTACGTCACGCGTTGA